The Chryseobacterium indicum genome includes a window with the following:
- a CDS encoding L,D-transpeptidase: protein MKKSFLYAFFITLMMVSCKKEIEKISDKISDTTSSISEPDSEKDSIIVKKDSVIEKESLPPAMQEDGFYNAFIFPKDKKMKDSLFGIFNEKYTEKERYAILALNRLDSKNKWNADTLVVPAKIDTTLMEYSPFPMQLDVLSPVKKFVIFSYPIQAYGVYSNGTLVKWGPTSMGKKTAKTKTGLTFANWKKQLAISTVSSEWKLPYNFNIFNLDGIGWHQYDLPGYPASHSCLRLLMKDAKWLYGYADTWVLNPGGATTKAKGTPVMVYGDYGWGKRKPWRKLLNDPNANSVSVEEMTKMIEPNIEKILKEQDNREKVVDSIKAAKAVVEQMPQTTKTVAP from the coding sequence GTGAAAAAATCATTTCTTTACGCATTCTTTATTACTTTAATGATGGTTTCCTGCAAAAAGGAAATTGAAAAAATCAGCGATAAAATCAGTGATACAACATCATCAATAAGTGAACCCGATTCTGAAAAAGATTCTATAATTGTAAAAAAAGATTCTGTAATAGAAAAAGAATCTTTACCACCCGCAATGCAGGAAGATGGTTTTTACAATGCTTTTATTTTCCCAAAAGACAAAAAAATGAAAGATTCTCTCTTCGGAATCTTCAATGAAAAGTATACTGAAAAAGAGCGTTATGCTATTTTAGCTTTAAACAGGCTGGATTCTAAAAATAAATGGAATGCCGATACTCTGGTGGTTCCGGCAAAAATTGATACCACATTGATGGAGTATTCTCCTTTCCCGATGCAGCTTGATGTACTGAGTCCGGTAAAAAAGTTTGTAATATTCTCTTATCCTATTCAGGCTTACGGAGTATATTCAAACGGAACATTGGTAAAATGGGGTCCTACAAGTATGGGGAAGAAAACCGCTAAAACAAAGACAGGTCTTACTTTTGCCAACTGGAAAAAGCAGCTGGCAATTTCAACCGTAAGCAGCGAGTGGAAATTACCTTATAATTTTAATATTTTTAATCTCGACGGAATTGGATGGCATCAGTATGATCTTCCGGGTTATCCTGCATCGCACTCCTGTTTAAGATTATTAATGAAAGATGCAAAATGGCTTTACGGTTATGCAGATACTTGGGTATTAAATCCGGGTGGTGCGACTACAAAAGCAAAAGGAACTCCTGTAATGGTGTATGGAGATTACGGCTGGGGCAAAAGAAAACCTTGGAGAAAACTTCTGAACGATCCGAATGCAAACAGCGTTTCTGTGGAAGAAATGACTAAGATGATAGAACCAAACATCGAAAAAATACTCAAAGAGCAGGACAACAGAGAAAAAGTGGTGGATTCTATAAAAGCGGCAAAAGCTGTTGTGGAACAAATGCCACAAACAACCAAAACAGTTGCTCCTTAA
- the tyrS gene encoding tyrosine--tRNA ligase translates to MNSFIEELKWRGLFADMMPGTDEQLDKEMTTAYIGFDPTADSLHIGSLIQIKILAHFQQHGHKPIALVGGATGMIGDPSGKSAERNLLDEDTLLHYVDCLKNQLSRFLDFSGSEPNKAELVNNYDWMKNISFLDFAKNVGKNITVNYMMAKDSVKKRLSGESGAEGMSFTEFTYQLIQGYDFLHLYQNNGVKLQMGGSDQWGNITTGTELIRRKAQGEAFALTVPLITKADGSKFGKSESGENYWLDKKKTSPYKFYQFWLNATDEDAERFIKFYTFLGKEEIEALIEDHKTAPHERKLQKKLAEEVTVWVHGKDEYEKALKASEILFGRSTAEDLVSLDEETFLEVFDGVPQKEVLKNDVLGVNIIDLLSEKSGFLKSKSEATRELKGNSISVNKQKINDVYTANESDLIDGKFLLLQKGKKSYFIVKVI, encoded by the coding sequence ATGAACTCTTTTATTGAAGAACTGAAATGGCGCGGGCTTTTTGCCGACATGATGCCCGGAACGGACGAACAACTGGATAAGGAAATGACAACAGCTTACATCGGTTTTGATCCTACCGCAGATTCTTTGCATATCGGAAGTCTTATTCAGATCAAAATTTTAGCTCATTTTCAGCAGCACGGTCATAAACCGATTGCTTTGGTGGGTGGCGCAACAGGAATGATTGGTGATCCTTCGGGAAAGTCTGCGGAAAGAAATCTTCTGGATGAAGATACTTTGCTTCATTATGTAGACTGTCTTAAAAATCAGCTTTCCAGATTTCTGGATTTTTCGGGAAGCGAGCCGAATAAAGCGGAACTGGTAAACAATTATGACTGGATGAAAAATATATCTTTCCTAGATTTTGCCAAAAATGTAGGAAAAAATATTACCGTCAACTATATGATGGCGAAAGATTCTGTGAAGAAAAGACTTTCCGGAGAATCGGGTGCAGAAGGAATGAGTTTTACGGAGTTTACCTATCAGTTGATTCAGGGGTACGATTTTTTACATCTGTATCAAAACAACGGCGTTAAGCTTCAGATGGGAGGTTCTGACCAGTGGGGAAATATCACGACCGGAACTGAACTGATCCGCAGAAAAGCACAGGGCGAAGCTTTTGCATTAACGGTTCCTCTAATTACAAAAGCCGATGGTTCTAAATTCGGGAAGTCTGAAAGCGGAGAAAATTACTGGCTGGATAAAAAGAAGACTTCTCCTTATAAATTTTACCAATTCTGGCTGAATGCAACGGATGAAGACGCAGAAAGATTCATTAAATTCTATACATTTTTAGGGAAGGAAGAAATTGAAGCTTTAATTGAAGATCATAAAACGGCTCCTCACGAAAGAAAACTTCAGAAAAAATTAGCTGAGGAAGTTACGGTATGGGTTCACGGAAAAGATGAATACGAAAAGGCATTGAAAGCATCTGAGATTCTTTTCGGACGTTCAACCGCTGAAGATCTGGTAAGTCTGGATGAAGAAACTTTTCTGGAAGTATTTGACGGAGTTCCTCAAAAAGAAGTATTGAAGAATGATGTTTTAGGAGTAAATATTATCGATTTGCTTTCTGAAAAATCAGGATTTTTAAAATCGAAAAGCGAAGCGACAAGAGAGCTGAAAGGAAATTCTATTTCCGTAAACAAACAGAAAATTAATGATGTTTACACAGCCAATGAAAGTGATCTGATTGACGGCAAGTTTTTACTTCTTCAAAAAGGAAAGAAGAGCTATTTTATTGTGAAAGTAATTTAA
- a CDS encoding beta strand repeat-containing protein: MSFSLYAQVRVVDNKGTLKQIDESKWTLSGSNIYNKNSGNVGIGVTNPTEKLDVNGIVKSVGAAYTSAGLINKILYANASGNVSPLSLGSGLTFSGGILNTVNNGTVTSVGLSMPAAFSVSNSPITNSGTIAVTGSGTISQYIRGNGTLGNFSLSGLSDVSLSALTAGQILQYNGSVWANISPNSALTKGNLTTTTTGLSVSGGTNAVLGSGAAVDYNLVTGIGGLSAGAQGVLGGIGNTNTYIGADGQKHLLPSAYSLPIASSTTLGGVKIGSGINVAADGTISAANTGTVTSVGLSMPSAFSVSGSPVTNSGTITVSGSGTTAQYIRGNGTLGNFALSGLSDVSLSAIAAGQILQYNGSGWINTSPNAALTRGNIATSTTGLTLTGGTNSVLGSGVTLDYDLVTGIGNLVSGTQGVLGGTGNTNTYIGADGQKHLLPSAYSLPVASSTILGGVKIGSGINVAPDGTISASNTGTVTNIATGTGLTGGPITTTGTISLSNTAVTAGAYGTASTAVPTFTVNAQGQLTAAGTYSTSGISIAGDVTGTLGASTVTKIQGRNVANTAPVNGQTLIYNTTTSQWEPNNYTFPQLLVDASRTTTYTPAVAYVVIPYNTTAVNVGTSYNTTSGNFTAPATGTYQIIVNNSFNANTAANHAITTRIVVNGTTDTESSCSASPYAGSGVNITSSPSSVVNLTAGQTVNIQIGGEVGTVTALTGTGQHRLKIIRLN; this comes from the coding sequence TTGTCTTTTTCACTCTATGCACAAGTGCGGGTAGTTGATAACAAAGGTACCCTTAAACAGATTGATGAGTCAAAATGGACTTTATCCGGCAGTAATATTTACAATAAAAACTCCGGGAATGTGGGTATTGGTGTAACCAATCCTACTGAAAAGCTTGACGTTAATGGAATCGTAAAATCTGTCGGAGCTGCCTATACCAGTGCAGGTCTTATTAATAAAATTTTATATGCAAATGCTTCCGGTAATGTAAGTCCGCTTTCTTTAGGCTCAGGACTTACATTCTCCGGCGGTATTCTTAATACCGTCAATAACGGAACTGTAACAAGTGTAGGGCTCAGTATGCCTGCAGCGTTCAGTGTCTCAAATTCTCCGATTACCAATTCGGGAACGATTGCAGTCACCGGTTCAGGAACCATTTCTCAATACATCAGAGGAAATGGCACTTTAGGAAATTTTTCTTTATCCGGTTTAAGCGATGTATCGCTTTCTGCTCTTACAGCAGGACAAATATTGCAGTATAATGGTTCAGTCTGGGCTAATATATCTCCAAATTCTGCTCTTACCAAAGGAAATTTAACGACAACCACTACTGGATTGTCGGTAAGCGGAGGTACTAATGCTGTTTTAGGAAGCGGAGCAGCAGTCGATTACAATTTAGTGACTGGTATTGGAGGGCTTTCCGCAGGAGCTCAGGGAGTCTTGGGAGGAATAGGAAATACAAACACGTATATTGGTGCGGACGGACAGAAACATTTGCTTCCTTCGGCATATTCTTTACCAATTGCAAGTTCCACAACTCTTGGAGGGGTAAAGATTGGTTCAGGAATTAATGTTGCGGCAGACGGTACAATATCGGCGGCGAATACGGGGACAGTTACAAGTGTAGGACTTAGTATGCCTTCTGCATTTAGTGTTTCCGGCTCTCCGGTTACCAATTCGGGAACGATTACTGTTTCCGGTTCGGGAACAACTGCTCAATACATTAGAGGAAACGGAACTTTAGGAAATTTCGCATTGTCAGGTTTAAGTGATGTATCTCTTTCCGCTATTGCAGCAGGGCAGATTTTACAATACAACGGATCTGGCTGGATCAATACATCACCAAATGCAGCGCTTACAAGAGGTAATATAGCGACATCAACAACGGGATTAACTCTAACAGGCGGTACCAATTCTGTATTGGGAAGCGGAGTAACTTTAGACTACGATTTAGTTACTGGCATCGGTAACCTTGTTTCAGGAACTCAGGGAGTCTTGGGAGGAACAGGAAATACAAATACCTATATTGGTGCAGATGGGCAGAAACACTTGTTGCCTTCAGCATATTCTCTGCCTGTTGCAAGCTCCACAATTCTTGGAGGGGTAAAAATAGGCTCAGGAATAAATGTTGCTCCGGACGGAACGATTTCAGCCTCAAATACAGGAACTGTAACCAATATTGCCACAGGAACAGGACTTACGGGAGGACCCATAACCACTACAGGAACGATATCTTTGAGTAATACAGCGGTGACTGCAGGGGCTTACGGAACTGCTTCTACTGCTGTTCCTACATTCACGGTAAATGCACAGGGACAATTAACTGCAGCAGGAACTTATTCAACATCAGGAATTTCTATAGCAGGTGACGTTACCGGAACCTTAGGAGCTTCCACAGTTACAAAAATTCAGGGAAGAAATGTTGCCAATACAGCTCCTGTAAACGGACAGACATTGATTTACAACACCACTACCAGCCAATGGGAACCCAACAATTATACCTTTCCTCAGTTGCTGGTAGATGCGTCGAGAACCACAACATATACTCCCGCTGTTGCCTATGTTGTTATCCCCTACAATACAACAGCAGTAAATGTAGGAACTTCCTATAATACAACCTCGGGAAATTTTACGGCTCCGGCGACAGGAACGTATCAGATTATCGTAAATAACAGTTTTAATGCAAATACAGCTGCCAACCATGCAATTACAACCAGAATTGTTGTAAATGGCACAACAGACACTGAATCATCCTGCTCGGCATCTCCGTACGCTGGAAGCGGAGTTAATATTACAAGTTCACCATCATCAGTGGTGAACCTAACAGCCGGACAAACCGTTAATATACAAATCGGTGGGGAAGTGGGTACTGTTACGGCTTTAACAGGTACCGGACAGCACAGATTGAAAATCATCAGATTAAATTAA
- a CDS encoding PDZ domain-containing protein: protein MKLRYLFVLLLFSILMNAQNSFEIKDAKKTVIPFKLIANLIFIPVNINGVNLTFLLDTGVAETSIFSLENKEISLQNVEKIKFAGLGGSASIDGLRSDNNIAKIGKNFVNYSMTVYIITDQDFNISSHVGIPVNGIIGYHFFKDHPVLIDYASKKITIYNDKNLFQKKIKNFREMDISIEKNKPYVVADVEMTRERKPSKLLIDLGNSDPMWLFPALIKDFVYNRPNIDDYLGRGFNGDVYGKRSRIHNLYLGDFKFEKPLTAMPDEYSIQHVNMVENRKGSIGGDIMRRFTVAFDYSDQKMYLKKNGNYDDPFHFNMSGLDFKQDGMEWTKDVVNLPAKSKESPSNGIEIINNNLQYNFVLKPIFSIAGVRKDSPGAKAGLQKDDRLISINGKKTEDMTLNKIMELMKSDEGKTIDMLIERKNKQMTLSFTLEDPIPYQEQE, encoded by the coding sequence ATGAAACTGAGGTATCTTTTTGTGTTGTTGCTGTTCAGCATTTTAATGAATGCTCAGAACTCTTTTGAAATAAAGGATGCCAAAAAAACAGTTATTCCCTTTAAGCTTATTGCCAATTTAATCTTTATTCCCGTTAACATTAACGGGGTTAATCTCACTTTTTTACTGGATACGGGAGTGGCAGAAACTTCAATTTTCAGTCTGGAAAATAAAGAAATCAGTCTTCAGAATGTTGAAAAGATAAAGTTTGCAGGTTTAGGAGGCAGTGCAAGCATCGACGGATTACGTTCCGACAATAATATTGCGAAAATCGGAAAAAATTTCGTGAATTATTCAATGACGGTTTATATCATTACCGATCAAGATTTTAATATTTCTTCACATGTAGGAATTCCGGTAAATGGAATTATCGGTTATCATTTTTTTAAAGATCATCCTGTCCTGATTGATTATGCATCTAAAAAAATTACCATCTACAACGATAAAAATCTATTTCAGAAAAAGATAAAAAATTTCAGAGAGATGGATATAAGCATCGAAAAAAACAAGCCTTATGTTGTGGCTGATGTTGAAATGACCAGAGAAAGAAAACCTTCAAAATTGCTGATTGATTTGGGAAACAGTGATCCGATGTGGCTATTTCCTGCCCTCATCAAAGATTTTGTATACAACAGACCGAATATTGATGATTATCTGGGAAGAGGTTTTAATGGTGATGTGTATGGCAAACGAAGCAGAATTCACAACTTGTATCTCGGAGATTTTAAATTTGAAAAGCCATTAACGGCAATGCCTGATGAATACTCCATTCAGCATGTAAATATGGTGGAAAACAGAAAAGGCTCAATTGGCGGAGATATTATGAGACGTTTTACCGTTGCATTCGATTATTCTGATCAGAAAATGTATTTAAAAAAGAACGGCAATTACGATGATCCTTTTCATTTCAATATGAGCGGTCTGGATTTTAAGCAGGACGGCATGGAATGGACAAAAGATGTGGTGAATCTTCCTGCTAAAAGCAAAGAAAGTCCTTCCAATGGTATTGAAATCATTAATAACAATCTGCAGTATAATTTTGTCTTAAAACCTATTTTTTCCATTGCCGGAGTCCGTAAAGATTCTCCGGGAGCTAAAGCAGGACTTCAGAAAGATGACCGCCTGATTAGTATTAACGGCAAAAAAACAGAAGATATGACTCTGAATAAAATTATGGAACTCATGAAATCCGATGAGGGAAAAACCATCGATATGCTGATTGAAAGAAAAAATAAACAAATGACTTTGAGCTTTACTCTCGAAGATCCGATACCTTACCAAGAACAAGAATGA
- a CDS encoding RNA polymerase sigma factor, with product MNDEQLFPLIQKAKEKDQKAQTKLINIFWVDVFSFVMKKVHDENDADEITVNVFSKVLSKLEMYDPHFQFKTWVLTIAQNTIIDFWRKKSKENQDPTENLDEVKNQYAKSPEELMISEEEQKKIIKTIESLDVNYQEIIRLRFFEEKSIKEIAEELGISVANTKVRVMRAKKVLAELLKNNEFEDQ from the coding sequence ATGAACGACGAACAATTATTTCCTCTCATTCAGAAAGCGAAGGAAAAAGACCAGAAAGCGCAGACAAAGCTCATCAACATTTTTTGGGTTGATGTTTTTTCTTTTGTAATGAAAAAAGTTCACGACGAAAATGATGCCGATGAAATCACCGTAAATGTTTTTTCAAAAGTCCTTTCAAAGCTGGAAATGTACGATCCTCATTTTCAGTTTAAAACATGGGTTCTCACGATCGCGCAGAATACCATCATCGATTTTTGGCGGAAAAAATCTAAAGAAAATCAGGACCCTACAGAAAATCTGGATGAAGTAAAAAACCAGTATGCCAAATCTCCTGAAGAATTAATGATTTCCGAAGAAGAACAAAAGAAAATCATAAAAACAATAGAATCTTTAGATGTCAATTATCAGGAAATCATTCGTTTAAGATTTTTCGAAGAAAAAAGCATCAAAGAAATTGCCGAAGAACTGGGCATTTCTGTCGCCAATACAAAAGTTCGGGTGATGCGCGCAAAAAAAGTTCTGGCAGAATTACTGAAAAATAATGAGTTTGAGGATCAGTAA
- a CDS encoding alpha/beta hydrolase, whose protein sequence is MNLDYIVREPENISSDTTILFMLHGYGSNEQDLFSFRETLPKDWIIVSFRAPRNTQFEGFSWYDIDFNNPENFIDVPQATESLNSVTESILKIINSYGITEGKTHLCGFSQGGILCYALALKYPEMFNLVACLSSYPEEKLLTDIIRDKKKLERLRFFISHGTDDAVIPLEWGRKAADLLYDLSCYFTFREYMSGHGVNQKNYMDLMDFFSK, encoded by the coding sequence ATGAATTTAGATTATATTGTAAGAGAACCCGAAAATATTAGTTCCGACACCACGATTCTTTTCATGCTTCACGGCTATGGAAGCAACGAGCAGGATCTTTTCAGCTTCAGGGAAACACTTCCTAAAGACTGGATTATCGTAAGCTTCAGAGCTCCAAGAAATACCCAGTTTGAAGGCTTTTCATGGTATGATATTGATTTTAATAATCCTGAAAATTTTATTGATGTTCCGCAGGCTACAGAATCTTTAAACAGCGTTACGGAAAGCATTCTTAAAATTATAAACAGCTACGGAATTACGGAAGGAAAGACTCACCTTTGTGGTTTCAGTCAGGGAGGAATTTTATGTTATGCTCTGGCTCTGAAATATCCTGAAATGTTTAATCTTGTAGCATGTTTAAGCAGTTACCCGGAAGAAAAATTACTCACCGATATTATAAGAGATAAGAAAAAATTAGAAAGACTTCGCTTCTTTATTTCTCACGGAACAGATGATGCTGTAATTCCTTTGGAATGGGGAAGAAAAGCGGCAGATCTTTTGTATGATTTAAGCTGTTATTTTACGTTCAGAGAATATATGAGCGGTCATGGAGTGAACCAGAAAAATTATATGGATCTGATGGATTTTTTCTCCAAATAA